A part of Winslowiella toletana genomic DNA contains:
- the rlmKL gene encoding bifunctional 23S rRNA (guanine(2069)-N(7))-methyltransferase RlmK/23S rRNA (guanine(2445)-N(2))-methyltransferase RlmL: protein MNSLFASTARGLEELLKSELEALGAQDCQVVQGGVHFQGDDRLLYQSLMWSRLASRILLPLTECGVYSDLDLYLGAQAIDWTGMFDSDRTFAVHFSGTNEVINNSQYGALKVKDAIVDSFTRKNLPRPNVDREQPDIRVNVWLHKDTASIALDLSGDGLHLRGYRQQAGQAPLKETLAAAIVMRSGWQAGTPLIDPMCGSGTLLIEAAMIACDRAPGLHREHWGFLGWNKHNDALWREVTSEAQVRARRGVQETTSRFYGYDNDSRVTEHARANARRAGLADLISFKVQDVLKLTNPLPDGPTGTVISNPPYGERLESEPALIALHSQLGRIMKSHFGGWNLSLFSASPELLSCLSLRAERQFKAKNGPLDCVQKNYQLVASTSPNGVGQIAEDYANRLRKNLKKLEKWAKQEGIECYRIYDADLPDYNVAVDRYGDWVVIQEYAAPKTIDPNKARQRLFDVIAATLSVLDLPANKLVMKTREKQKGKSQYQKLDQKGDFFEVSEFNARLWVNLTDYLDTGLFLDHRVARKMLGQMSKGKDFLNLFAYTGSASVHAGLGGARSTTTVDMSRTYLEWAERNLRLNGLTGRQHRLMQADCLSWLRESNEQFDLIFIDPPTFSNSKRMEESFDVQRDHLALMTDLKRLLRKGGTIMFSNNKRGFKMDHQGLSDLGLQAQEITAKTQSQDFARNRQIHNCWLITHAGKE from the coding sequence ATGAATTCTCTGTTTGCCAGTACGGCACGTGGGCTCGAAGAGCTGTTAAAAAGTGAACTGGAAGCGCTGGGTGCGCAAGACTGTCAGGTCGTCCAGGGCGGCGTGCATTTTCAGGGAGACGATCGTTTACTCTATCAGAGCCTGATGTGGAGCCGCCTGGCGTCGCGCATTCTGCTGCCTTTGACTGAATGCGGCGTTTACAGCGACCTGGATCTCTATCTTGGCGCCCAGGCTATCGACTGGACCGGGATGTTTGACAGTGACCGTACCTTCGCAGTGCATTTCAGCGGCACCAATGAGGTAATCAATAACAGCCAGTATGGCGCGCTGAAAGTAAAAGACGCGATTGTTGACAGCTTTACGCGCAAAAATCTGCCGCGTCCGAATGTCGATCGCGAACAGCCAGATATCCGCGTTAACGTCTGGTTGCATAAAGATACCGCCAGCATCGCGCTGGATTTAAGCGGCGATGGCCTGCATCTGCGTGGCTATCGTCAGCAGGCGGGTCAGGCGCCATTAAAAGAGACGCTGGCGGCAGCGATTGTTATGCGCTCCGGCTGGCAGGCGGGCACGCCGCTGATCGACCCGATGTGTGGTTCCGGTACCTTGCTGATCGAAGCGGCGATGATCGCCTGCGATCGCGCACCAGGCCTGCATCGTGAGCACTGGGGTTTCCTCGGCTGGAACAAGCATAACGATGCGCTGTGGCGTGAAGTGACCAGCGAAGCGCAGGTCCGTGCGCGTCGTGGCGTGCAGGAGACGACCTCGCGCTTTTACGGTTATGACAACGACTCACGCGTGACAGAACATGCGCGCGCCAATGCGCGCCGCGCCGGGCTGGCCGATCTGATCAGCTTTAAAGTGCAGGATGTACTCAAGCTGACCAATCCACTGCCGGACGGTCCGACAGGTACGGTAATAAGTAACCCGCCATACGGTGAACGTCTGGAGAGTGAACCGGCGCTAATCGCGCTGCACAGTCAGCTGGGCCGCATTATGAAGAGCCACTTTGGCGGCTGGAACCTGTCGCTGTTTAGCGCCTCGCCGGAGCTGTTAAGCTGTCTGTCGCTGCGTGCTGAACGCCAGTTTAAAGCGAAAAATGGCCCGCTGGATTGCGTGCAGAAAAACTATCAGCTGGTGGCCAGCACCTCACCGAATGGCGTGGGGCAGATTGCCGAAGATTATGCTAACCGTCTGCGCAAAAATCTGAAGAAACTGGAGAAATGGGCGAAACAGGAAGGTATCGAGTGTTACCGAATTTATGACGCCGACCTGCCGGATTACAACGTGGCGGTTGATCGTTACGGTGACTGGGTGGTGATTCAGGAGTATGCTGCGCCGAAAACCATCGATCCCAACAAAGCCCGTCAGCGCCTGTTTGATGTTATCGCCGCGACGCTGAGTGTGCTCGATCTGCCAGCCAATAAGCTGGTAATGAAAACGCGCGAAAAGCAGAAGGGCAAAAGCCAGTATCAGAAGCTGGATCAGAAAGGCGATTTCTTCGAAGTTTCCGAATTTAATGCCAGATTGTGGGTCAATCTGACCGACTATCTCGATACCGGTCTGTTCCTCGACCACCGTGTTGCCCGAAAAATGCTGGGCCAGATGAGTAAAGGCAAAGACTTCCTCAATCTGTTTGCTTACACCGGCAGCGCCAGTGTGCATGCCGGACTGGGCGGCGCGCGCAGCACCACCACCGTTGATATGTCACGTACCTATCTGGAGTGGGCGGAACGTAACTTACGCCTCAACGGACTGACCGGACGTCAGCACCGCCTGATGCAGGCCGACTGCCTGAGCTGGTTGCGTGAAAGTAATGAGCAGTTCGACCTGATCTTTATCGATCCGCCGACCTTCTCCAATTCAAAACGAATGGAAGAGAGCTTTGATGTGCAGCGCGATCATCTCGCGCTGATGACCGACCTGAAACGTCTGTTGCGTAAAGGCGGCACCATTATGTTCTCCAATAACAAGCGCGGATTTAAAATGGATCATCAGGGTCTCTCTGACCTCGGTCTTCAGGCGCAGGAAATCACGGCGAAAACCCAGTCACAGGATTTTGCCCGTAACCGTCAAATTCATAACTGCTGGCTGATTACTCACGCTGGTAAGGAATAA
- a CDS encoding ABC transporter ATP-binding protein, whose product MSLISIHGAYLSFSDAPLLDNTELHIEENERVCLVGRNGAGKSTLMKIINGEQPLDDGRIIYEQDLVVARLQQDPPRNVQGTVYDFVAEGVAEQAEHLKAYHAISHVVMEDPSDKNLNEMARLQTILDHQNLWQLEGRINDVLEQIGLEADAPLSSLSGGWLRKAALGRALVSNPRVLMLDEPTNHLDIETIDWLEGFLKTFQGSIVFISHDRSFIRNMATRIVDLDRGKLVSWPGDYDQFLLGKEEALRVEEMQNAEFDRKLAQEEVWIRQGIKARRTRNEGRVRALKALRRERSERREVMGKANMSVGEATRSGKIVFELENVNYSVSGKQLVKDFSAQVQRGDKIALVGPNGCGKTTLLRLMLDQLKADSGRVHIGTKLEVAYFDQHRAELDPDRTVMDNLAEGKQEVLVNGKPRHVLGYLQDFLFHPKRAMTPVRALSGGERNRLLLARLFLKPSNLLILDEPTNDLDVETLELLEELIDGYQGTVLLVSHDRQFVDNTVTDCWIFEGNGEIGCFVGGYHDAQLQRAAYKQTRAASKPVSAPKADTPKNETVKRPASKLSYNLQRELELLPQQLETLEKKIADLQAQMGDASFFNQPHDKTQPVLDALANTEQELETAFERWEYLESLKNGA is encoded by the coding sequence ATGTCACTGATCAGTATTCATGGCGCTTACCTGTCATTCAGCGATGCGCCGCTGTTGGATAACACTGAGCTTCATATCGAAGAGAATGAGCGCGTCTGTCTGGTAGGCCGTAACGGCGCCGGTAAATCGACGCTGATGAAGATTATCAACGGTGAGCAGCCGCTGGACGATGGTCGTATTATTTACGAACAGGATCTGGTGGTGGCGCGTCTGCAACAGGATCCGCCGCGGAATGTGCAGGGCACGGTGTATGACTTTGTCGCCGAAGGCGTAGCAGAGCAGGCTGAACATCTGAAGGCGTATCACGCCATCTCTCATGTGGTGATGGAAGATCCCAGCGATAAAAATCTTAATGAGATGGCGCGTCTGCAAACCATTCTTGACCATCAGAATCTGTGGCAGCTGGAAGGACGTATCAATGATGTGCTGGAGCAGATTGGCCTCGAAGCCGATGCGCCACTCTCTTCACTCTCCGGCGGCTGGCTGCGTAAAGCGGCGCTGGGCCGTGCGCTGGTCAGTAACCCACGGGTGCTGATGCTCGATGAGCCAACCAACCACCTTGATATCGAAACCATTGACTGGCTGGAAGGCTTTCTGAAAACCTTCCAGGGCAGCATCGTGTTTATTTCCCATGACCGCTCATTTATTCGCAATATGGCGACCCGTATTGTTGACCTTGATCGCGGCAAGCTGGTCTCATGGCCGGGCGATTACGATCAGTTCCTGCTGGGCAAAGAGGAAGCGTTGCGCGTCGAAGAGATGCAAAATGCTGAGTTCGATCGCAAACTGGCGCAGGAAGAGGTGTGGATCCGCCAGGGCATTAAAGCGCGCCGTACGCGTAACGAAGGCCGTGTGCGCGCCTTAAAAGCCTTACGTCGCGAGCGCTCTGAGCGCCGTGAAGTGATGGGCAAAGCCAATATGTCGGTGGGAGAAGCGACCCGCTCAGGCAAAATTGTCTTTGAGCTGGAGAACGTTAACTACAGCGTCTCCGGCAAGCAGCTGGTGAAAGATTTCTCCGCACAGGTACAGCGTGGCGATAAAATCGCGCTGGTGGGGCCAAATGGTTGCGGCAAAACTACGCTGCTGCGTCTGATGCTGGATCAGCTGAAAGCCGACAGTGGTCGTGTGCATATCGGCACCAAACTGGAAGTGGCCTATTTTGATCAGCATCGCGCTGAACTGGATCCGGATCGTACGGTGATGGATAACCTCGCTGAAGGTAAACAGGAAGTGCTGGTTAATGGTAAACCGCGCCATGTGCTCGGCTATCTGCAGGATTTCCTGTTCCATCCAAAACGCGCGATGACTCCGGTGCGCGCACTGTCTGGCGGGGAGCGTAACCGCCTGTTGCTGGCGCGTCTGTTCCTGAAGCCCAGCAACCTGCTGATCCTTGATGAACCAACCAATGACCTCGATGTGGAAACGCTTGAGCTGCTGGAAGAGTTGATCGATGGCTATCAGGGCACCGTGCTGCTGGTCAGTCACGATCGTCAGTTCGTCGATAACACCGTAACCGACTGCTGGATCTTTGAAGGCAATGGCGAGATCGGCTGTTTTGTCGGTGGCTATCACGATGCGCAGTTGCAGCGTGCGGCTTACAAGCAGACCCGTGCGGCCAGCAAACCGGTTAGCGCGCCAAAAGCCGATACGCCAAAAAACGAAACTGTTAAACGTCCGGCAAGCAAACTAAGCTATAACCTCCAGCGTGAGCTGGAACTGTTGCCACAACAGCTGGAAACGCTGGAGAAGAAGATTGCCGATCTTCAGGCGCAGATGGGCGATGCCAGTTTCTTTAACCAGCCACATGACAAGACCCAGCCGGTGCTGGATGCGCTGGCAAACACCGAGCAGGAGCTGGAAACCGCCTTTGAGCGTTGGGAATACCTTGAATCCCTGAAAAATGGCGCCTGA
- the pqiA gene encoding membrane integrity-associated transporter subunit PqiA — translation MCSSDHAHHWMLCPQCDLMTQLPVLQPGSKASCPRCHTTLVSSWVEPRKRPTAYGIAALFMLLLANLFPFINMQVAGLSSQITLMQIPRVMVSEDYSSLATLFLLFVQGVPAFCMVAILLLVNQVRMPEGLRRWMARILFQLKSWGMAEIFLAGVLVSFVKLMAYGDIGIGSSFVPWCLFCLLQLRAFQCVDRRWLWQRVAPMPALPLKPLAGISGLRQGVRSCSCCTAILPVDQLHCPRCGTAGHARRKHSLQWTLALLITSIVLYFPANLLPIMVTEALGNQISSTIMAGVILLWSDGSYPVALVIFIASIMVPTLKMIAIAWLCWDAQGYGRRDGEKMHLIYEVVEFVGRWSMIDVFVIAVLSALVRMGRLMSIYPAVGALLFAMVVILTMFAAMTFDPRLTWDRVREKSIKEPSVDGK, via the coding sequence ATGTGTTCGTCGGACCACGCGCATCACTGGATGCTATGTCCCCAATGTGACCTGATGACACAGCTGCCGGTGCTACAGCCCGGCAGCAAAGCGAGCTGTCCACGCTGTCATACCACATTAGTCTCAAGCTGGGTTGAGCCGCGTAAGCGGCCAACGGCTTACGGCATCGCCGCGCTGTTTATGCTGCTGCTCGCCAATCTCTTTCCCTTTATCAATATGCAGGTTGCCGGCCTGAGTAGTCAGATCACCCTGATGCAGATCCCGCGGGTGATGGTGTCTGAAGACTACAGCAGCCTGGCTACCCTGTTTCTGCTGTTTGTGCAGGGCGTTCCGGCGTTCTGCATGGTAGCGATTTTGCTGCTGGTTAATCAGGTGCGGATGCCCGAAGGATTGCGCCGCTGGATGGCGCGTATTCTGTTCCAGCTAAAGAGCTGGGGAATGGCGGAGATCTTCCTCGCTGGTGTGCTGGTGAGCTTTGTAAAACTCATGGCGTACGGCGATATTGGCATCGGCAGCAGCTTTGTGCCCTGGTGCCTGTTTTGTCTGTTACAGCTGCGCGCCTTCCAGTGTGTCGATCGGCGCTGGTTGTGGCAGCGTGTGGCGCCAATGCCGGCGCTGCCGCTAAAACCGCTGGCGGGTATCAGCGGCCTGCGTCAGGGCGTACGTTCCTGTAGCTGCTGTACGGCGATTCTGCCTGTCGATCAGCTTCACTGTCCGCGCTGCGGCACTGCCGGTCACGCCCGGCGTAAACACAGCCTGCAATGGACGCTGGCGCTGTTGATTACCTCAATTGTGCTCTATTTCCCCGCCAACTTGCTGCCGATTATGGTTACTGAAGCGCTGGGTAACCAGATTAGCTCCACCATTATGGCCGGGGTGATTTTACTCTGGAGTGACGGCTCTTATCCGGTCGCGCTGGTGATTTTTATCGCCAGTATTATGGTGCCAACGCTGAAGATGATTGCCATCGCCTGGTTGTGCTGGGATGCGCAGGGCTATGGCCGCCGCGACGGTGAAAAGATGCATCTGATCTATGAAGTGGTTGAATTTGTCGGACGTTGGTCGATGATCGACGTGTTTGTGATTGCCGTACTCTCTGCGCTGGTGCGCATGGGGCGGTTAATGAGTATTTATCCCGCAGTGGGCGCATTGTTGTTTGCGATGGTGGTGATTCTGACTATGTTCGCAGCAATGACGTTTGATCCGCGCTTAACCTGGGATCGAGTACGTGAAAAAAGTATAAAGGAGCCGAGCGTTGACGGAAAATAA
- the pqiB gene encoding intermembrane transport protein PqiB yields the protein MTENNHGVAKVEQIKRWSPVWIIPIVTILIGAWILFYHFSHQGPEVTLITTNAEGIEGGKTAIKSRSVNVGIVESAVLSDDLHHVEIKARMNSGMEKLLHGDSAFWVVKPQIGREGVTGLGTLLSGAYIELQPGNKGDKPERYDLLDAPPLAPPDAKGIRITLDSNKAGQLNAGDPVLFRGYRVGSVETSNFDADKRAMRYQLFIAAPYDRLITSNVRFWKDSGIAVDMSASGMRVEMGSLTTLFSGGVSFDIPDGRELGVPAENNAEYQLFDDQRSIQDSLYTDHVDFVMFFSDSIRGLQPGAPVEFRGIRLGTVAQVPFLVPGTNQALNNDYRIPVLIRIEPERFLDRLGKDFNLEQHLQEGKQRGLRASLKSANLLTGSLYIDLDFYDGLKPYAGPNKIGGYEIIPTTSGGLSQIQQKLMAALDKVNALPLNPMINEATSTLAESQRTLRELQKTLDNLNQITSSQSMKDLPQDMQQTLRELNRSMKGFQPGSPAYSKMVGDMQRLDQVMRELQPVLKTLNSKSNALVFEAKPGQDPQPKRAK from the coding sequence TTGACGGAAAATAATCACGGCGTCGCCAAAGTCGAGCAGATCAAACGCTGGTCGCCCGTCTGGATCATTCCCATTGTCACCATTCTGATTGGTGCATGGATCCTGTTTTATCACTTCAGCCATCAGGGACCTGAAGTCACCTTAATCACTACCAATGCCGAAGGTATTGAAGGTGGCAAAACTGCGATTAAAAGTCGAAGCGTGAATGTCGGTATCGTCGAGAGTGCAGTACTGAGCGACGATCTGCATCATGTGGAAATCAAGGCGCGGATGAATTCCGGCATGGAAAAGCTGCTGCATGGCGATAGCGCCTTTTGGGTAGTGAAGCCGCAAATTGGTCGCGAAGGGGTAACCGGGCTGGGAACCTTGCTTTCCGGCGCCTATATCGAACTGCAGCCTGGCAATAAAGGTGATAAGCCGGAACGCTATGACCTGCTGGACGCGCCGCCACTGGCGCCACCTGATGCTAAAGGCATCCGTATTACTCTGGACAGTAACAAAGCCGGTCAGCTCAATGCCGGCGATCCGGTGCTGTTCCGTGGTTATCGTGTCGGCTCGGTGGAGACCAGCAACTTCGACGCGGATAAACGTGCGATGCGCTACCAGTTATTTATCGCCGCCCCTTACGATCGCCTTATCACCAGCAACGTACGCTTCTGGAAAGACAGCGGTATTGCCGTCGATATGTCGGCATCTGGCATGCGGGTGGAGATGGGCTCTCTGACCACGCTGTTTAGTGGCGGCGTCAGTTTTGATATACCGGATGGCCGTGAACTGGGTGTGCCAGCGGAAAACAATGCTGAGTATCAGCTGTTCGACGATCAGCGCAGCATTCAGGATTCGCTTTACACCGACCATGTTGATTTTGTGATGTTCTTTAGTGACTCGATTCGCGGCCTGCAGCCGGGCGCACCGGTAGAATTCCGCGGCATCCGCCTTGGTACTGTGGCGCAGGTACCGTTCCTGGTGCCGGGTACCAATCAGGCGTTGAATAATGACTACCGTATTCCGGTGCTGATCCGCATTGAACCTGAGCGCTTCCTCGACCGTTTGGGCAAGGATTTCAATCTTGAGCAGCATCTGCAGGAAGGTAAGCAGCGCGGCCTGCGTGCATCGCTGAAGTCCGCTAACCTGCTGACCGGTTCACTGTATATCGATCTCGACTTCTATGATGGGCTGAAACCTTATGCCGGGCCGAATAAAATTGGCGGCTATGAAATTATCCCGACCACCAGCGGTGGCCTGAGCCAGATTCAGCAGAAACTGATGGCGGCACTGGATAAGGTCAACGCACTGCCGTTGAACCCGATGATCAATGAAGCGACCAGTACACTGGCTGAAAGCCAGCGCACGTTGCGTGAGCTGCAGAAAACGCTGGATAACCTGAATCAGATTACCTCCAGCCAGTCGATGAAGGATCTGCCGCAGGATATGCAGCAGACACTGCGTGAACTGAATCGTAGTATGAAGGGCTTCCAGCCTGGTTCACCGGCTTACAGCAAAATGGTGGGTGATATGCAGCGACTTGATCAGGTAATGCGTGAACTGCAACCGGTACTGAAAACCCTGAACAGTAAGAGTAATGCGCTGGTGTTTGAAGCGAAACCCGGTCAGGACCCACAGCCAAAGAGGGCGAAATAA
- the pqiC gene encoding membrane integrity-associated transporter subunit PqiC: protein MMKWIPLAMALALSACSSTPETTYYQLPAVSAGQSASTSSASPQAVLWVEHVSVPDYLAGNGVVYQTSDVQYVIAANNLWASPLDQQLQQTLVSNLSAALPQWIVSASPLGEQHDTLNVNVSGFHGRYDGNVIVSGEWILQHNNQLIKRPFQISLPQSEDGYDALVRTLAKGWQQEAQQIANELSRLNQK from the coding sequence ATGATGAAATGGATCCCGCTGGCGATGGCGCTGGCGTTAAGCGCCTGTAGCAGTACGCCAGAGACCACTTACTATCAACTGCCGGCGGTTTCCGCCGGGCAGTCTGCCAGCACCAGCAGCGCCAGCCCACAGGCAGTGCTGTGGGTGGAGCATGTCTCGGTACCGGATTATCTGGCTGGTAATGGCGTGGTCTATCAGACCAGCGATGTGCAGTATGTTATTGCCGCGAATAATCTGTGGGCCAGTCCGCTGGATCAACAGTTACAGCAGACGCTGGTGAGCAATCTCAGCGCCGCATTGCCGCAGTGGATTGTTTCCGCTTCTCCCCTTGGCGAGCAGCATGACACGCTAAACGTTAATGTTAGCGGTTTTCACGGCCGCTACGATGGTAATGTGATCGTCAGTGGCGAGTGGATTTTGCAGCACAACAACCAGTTGATTAAGCGTCCGTTCCAGATTTCTCTGCCGCAAAGTGAAGATGGTTACGATGCGTTAGTAAGAACGCTGGCTAAAGGGTGGCAGCAGGAAGCACAGCAGATCGCTAATGAATTATCACGCTTAAATCAGAAGTAA
- the rmf gene encoding ribosome modulation factor, whose translation MKRQKRDRLDRAHSRGYQAGISGRSKEMCPYQLIDQRSHWLGGWRQAMEDRAVTAA comes from the coding sequence ATGAAGAGACAGAAACGTGATCGCCTGGATCGCGCGCATTCACGGGGTTATCAAGCGGGAATCTCCGGACGCTCAAAAGAGATGTGTCCCTATCAGTTGATTGATCAACGATCTCACTGGTTGGGAGGTTGGCGACAAGCCATGGAGGACAGGGCGGTTACTGCAGCGTAA
- the fabA gene encoding bifunctional 3-hydroxydecanoyl-ACP dehydratase/trans-2-decenoyl-ACP isomerase, with amino-acid sequence MVDKRESYTKEDLIASGRGELFGAGGPPLPAGNMLMMDRVVKMTEDGGNYGKGFVEAELDINPDLWFFGCHFINDPVMPGCLGLDAMWQLVGFYLGWLGAEGKGRALGVGEVKFTGQVLPTAKKVTYRIHFKRVINRKLVMGVADGEVLVDGHVIYNATDLKVGLFKDTTAF; translated from the coding sequence ATGGTAGATAAACGCGAATCCTATACAAAAGAAGACCTGATTGCTTCTGGTCGCGGTGAACTGTTTGGCGCTGGTGGCCCACCATTGCCAGCCGGTAATATGTTGATGATGGACCGCGTCGTTAAAATGACTGAAGACGGCGGTAACTATGGCAAAGGTTTCGTTGAAGCTGAGCTGGATATCAATCCGGACCTGTGGTTCTTTGGTTGCCACTTTATCAACGATCCGGTAATGCCTGGCTGTTTAGGCCTTGATGCCATGTGGCAGCTGGTAGGCTTCTATCTGGGCTGGTTGGGTGCGGAAGGTAAAGGCCGCGCACTGGGCGTGGGTGAAGTAAAATTCACCGGTCAGGTTCTGCCGACTGCGAAGAAAGTGACTTATCGTATCCACTTTAAGCGTGTAATCAACCGTAAACTGGTGATGGGCGTCGCTGATGGCGAAGTGCTGGTTGATGGCCATGTTATTTATAACGCCACCGATCTGAAAGTGGGTCTGTTTAAAGATACGACTGCTTTCTAA
- a CDS encoding AAA family ATPase codes for MTNNRLEWRALQPDTDSLQPLFSQAFDDDTDSLAAVQPRLINALGLLQQSSVAFPLLLVKCAENPEYLPLLTSAAQSVSTQSETVFGGHYVISGQTVSWQPASSADELFATRGEICFADWIEPEQLFGCVRVHQHNIQLEPGLLHRINGGTLVLSLRSLLAQPLMWLRLKQVITRQRFDWLSPDETRPLPVSIPSMPMQFRLVLSGERDALADFQEMEPELASLCIYSEFEENLQIADQDDVSLWCQWTTQLAKSQMLPAIEADFWPVLMRESVRHTGDQEALPLCPAWLGRQLREAALYSEQPLISGESLTAALEAREWREGYLAERVRDEILLDQILIETEGEAIGQINALSVIEFPGHPRAFGEPSRISCVVQPGDGEFTDVERKAELGGNIHAKGMMIMQAYLIAELQLDQQLPFSASLVFEQSYSEVDGDSASLAELCALVSALASQPINQQIAVTGSVDQFGNVQPVGGLNEKVEGFFEICRQRNLSGKQGVIIPASNVRHLCLQQDVVDAVRDGQFHIWAVSSADEALPLLTGVEWDKENAPCLLRSIQERIAQIHLQDARQRPWPLRWLNWFNHS; via the coding sequence TTGACCAATAACCGACTTGAATGGCGCGCCCTACAGCCCGACACAGACAGCCTGCAGCCCCTTTTCTCCCAGGCATTTGATGACGATACTGACAGTCTGGCTGCGGTACAACCACGTCTAATCAATGCGTTAGGTTTACTGCAGCAGTCTTCAGTAGCCTTCCCTTTGCTGCTGGTGAAATGTGCGGAAAACCCTGAATACTTACCCTTACTGACCAGCGCAGCGCAGAGCGTCAGTACGCAAAGCGAAACCGTGTTTGGTGGGCACTATGTTATCAGCGGCCAGACGGTCAGCTGGCAGCCCGCCAGCAGCGCGGATGAACTGTTCGCCACCCGTGGAGAAATTTGTTTCGCTGACTGGATCGAACCAGAGCAGTTATTTGGTTGCGTACGTGTGCATCAGCACAACATTCAGCTGGAACCTGGTCTGCTGCATCGTATTAACGGCGGTACGCTGGTGCTGTCGTTACGCAGCCTGCTGGCTCAGCCGTTGATGTGGCTGCGACTTAAGCAGGTGATTACGCGCCAGCGTTTCGACTGGTTATCGCCGGATGAAACCCGTCCGCTGCCGGTTTCAATTCCTTCGATGCCGATGCAGTTCCGCCTGGTGCTGAGTGGCGAGCGCGATGCGCTGGCGGATTTCCAGGAGATGGAGCCAGAACTGGCATCGCTGTGCATCTATAGCGAATTTGAAGAAAACCTGCAAATTGCCGATCAGGATGACGTCAGCCTGTGGTGCCAGTGGACCACTCAGCTGGCCAAAAGCCAGATGTTACCGGCGATTGAAGCCGATTTCTGGCCAGTGCTGATGCGTGAAAGCGTACGCCATACCGGCGATCAGGAAGCCCTGCCGCTCTGTCCGGCATGGCTTGGCCGCCAGCTGCGTGAAGCTGCGCTCTATAGTGAACAACCGCTGATCAGTGGCGAAAGCCTGACTGCTGCGCTGGAAGCGCGCGAATGGCGTGAGGGATACCTGGCGGAACGCGTGCGTGATGAGATCCTGCTTGATCAGATTTTAATCGAAACCGAAGGTGAAGCCATCGGCCAGATTAACGCGCTGTCAGTGATTGAATTCCCCGGCCACCCGCGCGCCTTTGGTGAGCCTTCTCGTATCAGCTGTGTCGTACAGCCCGGTGATGGCGAGTTTACCGATGTCGAGCGTAAAGCAGAGTTAGGCGGCAATATCCATGCTAAAGGCATGATGATTATGCAGGCCTATCTGATTGCCGAACTGCAGCTTGATCAGCAACTGCCGTTCTCCGCTTCGCTGGTATTTGAGCAATCGTATTCAGAAGTTGACGGTGACAGCGCCTCGCTGGCAGAACTGTGCGCGTTAGTCAGCGCGCTGGCCAGCCAGCCGATTAACCAGCAAATTGCTGTCACTGGATCGGTCGATCAATTTGGCAATGTGCAGCCGGTTGGTGGATTGAACGAGAAGGTTGAAGGCTTCTTTGAAATTTGCCGCCAGCGTAATCTGAGCGGTAAACAAGGCGTGATTATTCCCGCCAGTAATGTGCGCCACCTCTGTTTACAGCAGGATGTGGTCGATGCGGTACGCGATGGCCAGTTCCATATCTGGGCAGTCAGTAGCGCTGACGAAGCATTGCCTCTGCTGACCGGTGTAGAATGGGACAAAGAGAATGCTCCCTGTCTGCTACGATCTATTCAGGAACGCATTGCACAAATTCACCTGCAGGACGCACGCCAGCGTCCATGGCCGCTGCGTTGGCTTAACTGGTTTAACCACAGCTGA
- the matP gene encoding macrodomain Ter protein MatP has product MKYQQLENLESGWKWTYLVKKHREGELITRYIEFSAAQEAVDALLAMENRPVEVLKWIDEHINPALENRMKQTIRARRKRHFNAEHQHTRKKSIDLEYLVWQRLAGLAQRRHCTLSETIVQLIEDAERKEKYASQMSSLKQGLQDILGKPEKPED; this is encoded by the coding sequence ATGAAATATCAGCAACTCGAAAACCTTGAAAGCGGATGGAAATGGACCTACCTGGTTAAGAAACACCGGGAAGGGGAGTTGATCACGCGTTATATCGAATTCAGCGCGGCGCAGGAAGCAGTGGATGCGTTACTGGCGATGGAGAACCGTCCGGTAGAAGTACTGAAGTGGATTGATGAGCATATCAATCCGGCGCTGGAGAATCGTATGAAACAGACGATTCGCGCTCGTCGCAAACGCCACTTTAATGCCGAGCACCAACATACCCGTAAGAAATCGATCGATCTGGAGTATCTGGTCTGGCAGCGCCTGGCCGGTCTGGCGCAACGCCGTCATTGCACATTGTCGGAAACGATAGTGCAACTGATTGAAGATGCTGAACGTAAAGAGAAGTACGCCAGCCAGATGTCATCACTGAAGCAGGGGCTACAGGATATCCTTGGTAAACCTGAAAAACCGGAAGATTAA